One window of the Mixophyes fleayi isolate aMixFle1 chromosome 6, aMixFle1.hap1, whole genome shotgun sequence genome contains the following:
- the GID8 gene encoding glucose-induced degradation protein 8 homolog, translating to MSYAEKPEEITKDEWMEKLNNLHIQRADMNRLIMNYLVTEGFKEAAEKFRMESGIEPSVDLESLDERIKIREMILKGQIQEAIALINSLHPELLDTHRYLYFHLQQQHLIELIRQRETEAALEFAQTQLAEQGEESRECLTEMERTLALLAFDNPEESPFGDLLNMMQRQKVWSEVNQAVLDYENRESTPKLAKLLKLLLWAQNELDQKKVKYPKMADLSKGTVEEPK from the exons ATGAGTTATGCAGAGAAACCTGAGGAAATTACAAAGGATGAATGGATGGAAAAGTTAAACAACTTGCACATCCAGAGGGCGGACATGAATCGTCTCATCATGAATTACTTGGTAACAG AGGGATTCAAGGAGGCTGCTGAGAAGTTTCGGATGGAGTCTGGTATTGAGCCCAGTGTAGACTTGGAGAGCCTAGATGAGCGGATAAAGATTCGGGAGATGATCCTTAAAGGGCAGATCCAGGAAGCCATTGCCTTGATAAATTCCCTCCATCCAGAGTTGCTGGACACTCATCGTTACCTGTATTTCCACCTACAG CAACAACATCTCATAGAACTCATCAGACAACGGGAGACAGAAGCTGCCCTGGAGTTTGCTCAGACCCAGCTGGCCGAGCAGGGGGAGGAGAGCAGGGAGTGTCTGACAGAGATGGAGCGGACTTTGGCGCTGCTGGCGTTTGACAACCCTGAGGAATCTCCATTTGGTGACTTGCTTAACATGATGCAACGGCAGAAG GTTTGGAGTGAAGTCAACCAGGCAGTCTTAGACTATGAAAACCGCGAGTCCACGCCCAAACTGGCCAAACTCCTGAAGCTACTCCTGTGGGCTCAGAATGAGCTAGACCAGAAGAAAGTCAAATACCCCAAGATGGCTGACCTCAGCAAAGGGACAGTAGAGGAGCCCAAGTAA